A single window of Nitrospiraceae bacterium DNA harbors:
- the modC gene encoding molybdenum ABC transporter ATP-binding protein, producing the protein MSELTARFEVVFPSFHLQVKASVPAEGITVVFGPSGCGKTTLLRCLAGLERSPDGFLALGEQVWQDEAHNIFLPLSQRPVGYVFQEPRLFPHQSVRSNLLYGWKRIPQSERRISLDQVVEILGLDSLLERRPTHLSGGEQQRVAIGRALLTSPRLLLMDEPLSSLDVQRKREIMTFIQRLDKEFRIPIIYVSHALHEVVQLARTLILLKEGSVAAIGPLAEVFAQVGSRRVIPDSHIGAVIDTRVAEHDLEFGLTTLNFPGGQLSVPHQHSSIGESLRVQILARDISLVASPPAFQTSVLNVLEATVLEIGPIESGQPFVDIKLDIGCPLLATITRKSLATLQLHPGQKVHAQIKAVALTHDSLE; encoded by the coding sequence ATGAGCGAGTTGACAGCCAGGTTCGAGGTGGTCTTTCCCTCGTTTCACCTGCAGGTGAAGGCGAGTGTACCCGCCGAAGGGATCACAGTCGTATTCGGTCCTTCCGGATGTGGCAAGACTACGCTCTTGCGCTGTCTAGCAGGATTGGAACGGTCACCGGATGGATTTCTCGCCCTGGGAGAACAGGTTTGGCAGGATGAAGCCCACAATATATTTCTTCCACTCTCCCAACGGCCGGTTGGCTATGTGTTCCAAGAGCCCCGTTTATTTCCTCATCAGAGCGTCCGATCGAACTTACTGTACGGATGGAAGCGGATACCGCAATCGGAGCGCCGGATTTCACTTGATCAGGTTGTTGAGATTCTGGGTTTAGACTCGTTGTTGGAGCGCCGGCCAACCCACTTGTCCGGTGGAGAACAACAGCGTGTGGCCATCGGGCGTGCTTTATTAACCAGCCCGCGGCTACTCCTCATGGATGAACCGCTCAGCTCCCTTGATGTTCAACGAAAGCGGGAAATCATGACATTTATTCAACGGCTGGATAAGGAATTCAGGATTCCCATTATCTATGTGAGTCATGCGCTGCATGAAGTGGTGCAACTCGCCCGGACTCTCATCCTGCTGAAGGAGGGGAGCGTGGCCGCTATCGGTCCTCTTGCTGAAGTGTTTGCTCAAGTAGGCAGTCGCCGCGTTATTCCGGACAGCCACATTGGTGCCGTCATTGACACTCGTGTGGCAGAACATGATCTGGAATTCGGGCTCACCACACTCAATTTTCCCGGCGGTCAATTATCCGTGCCTCATCAACATTCATCCATAGGAGAATCCTTACGAGTGCAAATTCTGGCCCGGGATATCAGTCTTGTCGCCAGCCCACCTGCCTTTCAAACCAGTGTACTGAATGTGTTAGAGGCCACCGTCCTGGAAATCGGACCCATTGAGTCCGGTCAACCCTTTGTCGATATCAAATTGGATATCGGTTGTCCCTTGCTGGCCACCATTACCCGAAAATCATTGGCGACCCTCCAACTCCATCCAGGCCAGAAAGTGCATGCTCAAATCAAAGCTGTAGCCCTTACGCACGATTCCCTGGAATAA
- a CDS encoding glycosyltransferase: MSFWFIPFFPLEFSLFLLTSLSLATWVYLSFGHGRFWYADQRLGRDGPIPFKATPWPSVVVVVPARNEADVIERTLRSLLEQDYPGEFHVVMVDDQSEDRTGDIARQLAIRHPAGAHLTVKVAENRPSGWLGKVWALHTGLQYAEKHWPHAVYRYLTDADIEHSRGNLRELVSKAECEGLDLVSLMVRLHCQHVWEKLLIPAFVYFFQKLYPFPLINDHNSTVGGAAGGCILVKNRALIQIGGIAVIRGEVIDDCALGAAIKRVGKIWVGLTDSEHSIRPYVGLHDIWTMVKRTAYTQLRYSPLMLLGTVMGLVIVYLLPPLAALTWPLHGNALGGGLALFAWLIMMYTFQPTLRLYALPPTYGFVLPIAALLYLGMTVDSAYRYWLKVGGQWKGRTGIGCTN; encoded by the coding sequence ATGAGTTTTTGGTTTATACCTTTCTTTCCGCTTGAGTTCTCTCTTTTTTTGCTTACTTCTCTTTCCCTGGCAACCTGGGTTTACCTCTCGTTTGGGCATGGTCGCTTCTGGTATGCCGATCAGCGACTTGGGAGGGATGGGCCAATTCCCTTCAAAGCCACACCATGGCCTTCCGTCGTCGTAGTGGTTCCCGCCAGGAATGAAGCGGATGTCATTGAACGTACGCTGCGCTCTCTCTTAGAGCAAGACTACCCGGGGGAATTTCATGTTGTGATGGTGGATGATCAAAGCGAGGACCGTACCGGCGACATTGCACGTCAGCTTGCTATCAGACATCCAGCAGGAGCGCACCTCACCGTGAAAGTCGCTGAGAATCGGCCCTCCGGTTGGCTGGGAAAAGTCTGGGCTCTCCATACCGGATTGCAGTACGCTGAGAAGCACTGGCCCCATGCCGTCTATCGATATTTGACGGATGCTGACATTGAACACAGCCGGGGAAATCTGCGTGAACTGGTTTCTAAGGCCGAATGCGAGGGGCTTGATCTGGTATCGCTCATGGTCCGATTGCATTGTCAACATGTCTGGGAGAAGCTGCTGATTCCGGCATTTGTGTATTTTTTTCAAAAACTCTATCCTTTTCCCCTTATTAACGATCACAATTCAACTGTCGGAGGCGCAGCTGGAGGCTGCATCCTCGTGAAGAACCGTGCGCTGATACAGATAGGAGGAATAGCCGTCATTCGCGGTGAAGTGATTGATGATTGTGCTTTGGGGGCAGCAATTAAGCGGGTAGGAAAGATCTGGGTCGGTCTTACGGATTCAGAGCACAGCATTCGTCCTTATGTCGGGCTTCATGACATCTGGACAATGGTAAAACGGACCGCCTACACCCAACTGAGATATTCCCCTTTGATGCTTCTGGGTACCGTCATGGGTTTGGTGATTGTCTATCTCCTTCCACCGCTTGCCGCTTTGACCTGGCCCCTTCACGGAAATGCTCTGGGGGGAGGGCTGGCGCTCTTTGCTTGGCTTATTATGATGTATACGTTTCAACCCACGTTGCGTCTCTACGCACTGCCTCCAACCTATGGGTTTGTGTTACCCATTGCCGCCCTCCTTTACCTGGGAATGACTGTAGACTCGGCTTACCGTTATTGGTTAAAGGTCGGGGGACAATGGAAAGGACGGACTGGAATTGGCTGCACTAATTGA
- the nhaA gene encoding Na+/H+ antiporter NhaA, with amino-acid sequence MDLVKEAKQSVKNRPIEKILSPLEDFSKQNASGGIVLLASTLLALVLANSPYGQPYSELWNLPLSIGIGSNILEKSLLLWINDGLMAIFFFVIGLEIKREILVGELSEPRQALLPIAAAFGGMVLPAMVYLLLNFQTSYSSGWGIPMATDIAFAIGLLGLLGSKIPFSAKLFLTTLAIVDDLGAVLVIAIFYTSDISWISLGVGLGFLAILIGANWLGIRSPIFYGLFGIGGVWLAFLFSGIHPTIAGVLNAFTIPTTAALTEKEFAHKSDTFKREFQKSEVPGASILENENQVQAVQALKTTTDLMQPPLQKLEHALYPWITFGVMPIFALANAGVEFTTNISSLFTSSLALGISLGLLMGKPLGVCLGAWAAIKFGGSSIPTPLTWPQIVGLGFMGGIGFTMAIFIATLAFPEPSTLSNAKLAIVIASCLSACIGLLLLSKSPKTPPEKQTL; translated from the coding sequence ATGGATCTTGTAAAAGAAGCCAAACAATCCGTTAAAAACCGACCCATTGAAAAAATTCTTTCCCCATTAGAGGATTTTTCAAAACAAAATGCCTCGGGTGGAATCGTGCTGCTGGCAAGTACACTATTAGCCTTGGTCCTCGCTAATTCACCCTACGGTCAACCTTATTCGGAGCTTTGGAATCTTCCTCTTTCGATTGGAATCGGCTCTAACATATTGGAAAAATCCTTACTGTTGTGGATTAACGATGGCTTGATGGCCATTTTCTTTTTTGTCATTGGACTCGAAATTAAACGGGAAATATTGGTCGGAGAATTATCCGAACCCCGCCAAGCCCTTCTTCCCATTGCGGCGGCTTTTGGCGGAATGGTTCTTCCCGCAATGGTGTATCTCTTGCTTAATTTTCAAACCTCTTACAGTTCGGGTTGGGGAATTCCCATGGCCACCGATATTGCTTTTGCCATTGGCCTTCTGGGGCTATTGGGCTCAAAGATTCCCTTTTCGGCTAAACTTTTCTTGACGACTCTGGCTATTGTCGATGATCTCGGGGCTGTTTTAGTGATTGCCATATTCTATACATCAGACATTTCATGGATTAGTCTTGGAGTGGGGCTCGGATTTTTAGCCATTTTGATTGGAGCCAACTGGTTGGGAATTCGTTCACCTATCTTTTACGGCCTATTCGGCATTGGGGGTGTATGGCTGGCCTTTCTCTTTTCCGGCATTCATCCAACGATTGCCGGAGTCCTCAATGCGTTCACGATTCCAACGACCGCAGCCTTGACTGAAAAGGAATTTGCCCATAAAAGCGATACATTTAAACGAGAGTTTCAAAAATCGGAAGTCCCTGGAGCTTCGATTTTGGAAAATGAAAATCAGGTTCAAGCGGTCCAAGCGTTAAAAACCACCACTGATCTGATGCAGCCTCCACTCCAGAAACTCGAGCATGCCTTATATCCGTGGATCACCTTTGGCGTGATGCCTATTTTTGCGCTAGCCAATGCTGGCGTTGAATTCACCACAAATATCTCTTCTCTCTTCACCAGCTCACTCGCTCTTGGAATTAGCTTGGGTTTATTAATGGGTAAACCATTGGGAGTTTGCCTTGGGGCCTGGGCAGCTATCAAATTTGGAGGTTCATCAATTCCCACTCCACTGACCTGGCCCCAGATTGTGGGTCTGGGATTTATGGGAGGAATTGGATTTACCATGGCCATCTTTATTGCCACCCTGGCGTTTCCAGAGCCCTCTACGTTATCAAACGCAAAATTAGCTATTGTAATCGCCTCCTGCCTATCTGCCTGTATCGGCTTACTCCTGTTATCAAAATCACCCAAGACCCCGCCTGAGAAACAAACCTTATAG
- a CDS encoding IS630 family transposase, translating to MKLTKSERMELQRQSSARNVRADRARHARLILLVAEGLTWAEIRTKLDCSDSYISRWSQRFKADRLAGLFARYAGRRRYKVTERLEARVLAWTTKRQPADGSTHWSSRKLAAEMGGALSHMTIARIWAKHGLRPHRLQGYIASNDPDFETKAADVIGLYLNPPQHAAVFCVDEKTAIQALDRKDPVLPLSPGRAERHGFEYFRHGTLSLYAAFNTKTGEVLGKTAKRHTSSEFVAFLTDIVANQLAGKEIHVIADNLSAHKTTRVHEFLAQHPKVHLHFTPTYSSWLNQVELWFAKIERDVIARGVFTSVSDLKRKLMRYIRRYNKQPKPVKWKYVDASRRITPESIVTIH from the coding sequence GTGAAACTGACCAAGAGCGAACGCATGGAATTGCAACGGCAAAGCAGTGCGAGGAATGTTCGAGCCGATAGGGCTCGGCACGCCCGCTTGATCCTGTTGGTAGCCGAGGGCCTCACCTGGGCCGAAATTCGCACGAAGTTGGATTGCAGCGACAGCTACATCAGTCGCTGGAGCCAGCGGTTCAAGGCCGATCGGTTGGCCGGATTGTTCGCCCGGTATGCGGGGCGCCGGCGTTACAAAGTCACCGAGCGTCTCGAAGCACGCGTGCTGGCATGGACGACTAAACGTCAGCCAGCGGACGGCTCGACGCACTGGTCCTCGCGCAAGTTGGCGGCCGAGATGGGCGGCGCCCTCTCCCACATGACGATTGCCCGGATCTGGGCCAAGCATGGCCTCAGGCCCCATCGCCTGCAGGGGTACATTGCTTCGAATGACCCGGATTTCGAGACCAAGGCCGCCGATGTCATTGGACTGTACCTGAACCCGCCCCAACACGCGGCGGTGTTTTGCGTAGACGAGAAAACGGCGATCCAGGCGCTTGATCGTAAGGATCCGGTGCTGCCGCTGTCGCCGGGTCGCGCCGAGCGCCACGGGTTCGAGTACTTCCGCCACGGCACGCTGTCGCTGTATGCGGCGTTCAATACGAAGACGGGTGAAGTGCTGGGCAAGACGGCCAAGCGCCACACCTCGTCTGAGTTCGTCGCCTTCCTGACCGACATTGTGGCCAACCAGCTTGCGGGCAAGGAGATCCATGTCATCGCTGACAACCTCTCGGCGCACAAGACCACACGGGTCCACGAGTTCTTGGCACAGCATCCGAAGGTTCATCTGCACTTTACTCCGACCTACTCGTCCTGGCTCAACCAGGTCGAGTTGTGGTTCGCGAAGATTGAGCGAGACGTGATTGCCCGGGGGGTGTTCACGTCGGTATCCGATCTCAAAAGAAAGCTCATGCGATACATCCGAAGGTACAACAAGCAACCAAAGCCGGTGAAGTGGAAATACGTCGATGCATCACGACGAATTACTCCCGAATCAATTGTTACGATCCACTAG
- a CDS encoding BON domain-containing protein has protein sequence MLKVIQTFLSIAVVMVLLVGCQSMTGQTSGDYVDDASVTAAVKTKLANQQPSTLSRVEVETVKGVVHLMGVAKTEGDKAEAGRLTTQVRGVKRVDNDLTVQSP, from the coding sequence ATGTTGAAAGTCATCCAAACTTTTTTAAGTATTGCGGTGGTAATGGTATTGTTGGTGGGGTGCCAATCTATGACCGGACAGACCTCTGGCGATTACGTTGATGATGCCAGTGTAACTGCCGCTGTGAAAACCAAACTCGCCAATCAACAACCCTCTACATTGTCCCGAGTAGAGGTTGAAACTGTAAAGGGCGTTGTTCATCTCATGGGTGTGGCCAAAACTGAAGGGGACAAAGCAGAGGCGGGCCGTCTGACAACGCAAGTCAGAGGCGTCAAGCGAGTGGACAACGATCTGACGGTTCAATCTCCTTAG
- a CDS encoding DUF748 domain-containing protein — MGFILLLLGVTSFFIDESLRVYIESNLNKHLKDFTVKLGAVDFHPLGFSIDFENLTLRQETNPELALLIIPFWSASIQRTQLFKMEIVSDHLIKNAKVVFDYPQAEKVVKDKPDVKAKDWQEVLYAVYPVTINTIRVEDSSFSYRDQSDHPPLELTNLQLNVENIQNMRSINGGYPSTVHLEGSLHQAGFVSVSGKANFLAEPFPGGSVDVDLSNVQLKQFGPVFSLFNVEVYSGTLNGHGHVEYSPWTNMAKIARLEIQNPHITYVEKHSPTKTQKAKQESPTRDMDDSPKSQDPFKVEVDSASVNNGEFGYKDQTTTPPYTMFMNHVDLQVTGVGTPKITQKREFKLSGKFMGKGKTSIDGTFRPEVEYPDFDVKIKIEKTDMTTLNEAFKALAGFDVRSGNFSLISELHADEGRVQGYIKPFFEKPEIHDLSQDKTDNIFQQLYEGVVGAVASLLENVPSGEVATKTAITGNIKDIKIGTWELIWNLFRNAFIEAMTPAFENLKKVGKHD, encoded by the coding sequence ATGGGTTTCATCCTACTCCTCCTGGGGGTCACGTCATTTTTTATTGATGAGTCATTGCGGGTGTACATTGAATCCAATCTCAATAAACATCTTAAAGACTTTACGGTTAAATTAGGGGCCGTTGATTTTCATCCACTTGGTTTCTCCATTGACTTTGAAAATTTGACGTTACGACAAGAAACGAATCCGGAGCTTGCTCTACTCATCATTCCATTCTGGAGCGCAAGTATCCAAAGGACACAATTATTCAAAATGGAGATTGTCAGTGATCACCTTATTAAAAATGCCAAAGTGGTCTTTGACTACCCTCAGGCCGAAAAAGTGGTCAAAGATAAACCAGACGTTAAAGCCAAAGATTGGCAAGAGGTCCTATACGCAGTATATCCCGTCACCATTAATACTATTCGAGTAGAAGATAGCTCCTTTTCATATCGGGATCAGTCTGATCATCCTCCTCTGGAACTGACAAATCTGCAATTAAATGTTGAAAATATACAGAATATGCGTTCGATAAATGGAGGGTATCCCTCAACCGTCCATCTGGAAGGATCTCTTCACCAAGCAGGATTTGTGAGTGTTTCGGGGAAAGCCAATTTCTTGGCCGAACCGTTTCCCGGGGGATCTGTTGATGTTGACCTGAGCAATGTTCAGCTCAAACAGTTTGGTCCCGTCTTCTCTCTGTTTAATGTGGAAGTTTATTCCGGAACCCTAAACGGGCATGGACATGTCGAATATTCCCCATGGACAAACATGGCAAAAATTGCCAGGTTGGAAATACAAAATCCACACATTACCTATGTGGAGAAACATTCTCCTACGAAGACACAAAAGGCCAAGCAGGAGTCCCCAACCCGAGACATGGATGATTCACCAAAATCCCAAGACCCGTTCAAGGTAGAAGTGGATTCGGCATCCGTGAACAATGGCGAATTTGGATATAAAGATCAAACCACGACTCCCCCATATACGATGTTTATGAATCATGTTGATCTTCAGGTAACAGGGGTGGGGACTCCAAAGATTACCCAGAAGAGGGAATTCAAACTTTCTGGAAAATTTATGGGAAAGGGCAAGACATCAATCGATGGAACATTCCGGCCGGAAGTGGAATATCCTGATTTTGATGTAAAAATAAAAATTGAAAAAACAGATATGACCACCTTAAACGAGGCATTTAAAGCCCTTGCAGGATTTGATGTCAGAAGTGGAAATTTTTCTTTAATTTCTGAATTGCATGCAGACGAGGGCCGCGTTCAAGGGTATATTAAGCCTTTTTTTGAAAAGCCGGAAATTCATGATTTGTCACAGGACAAAACAGACAATATCTTTCAACAATTATATGAGGGTGTTGTGGGTGCGGTTGCTTCTCTATTGGAAAATGTACCAAGTGGCGAGGTGGCTACGAAAACCGCTATCACCGGAAATATAAAGGATATCAAGATAGGAACATGGGAATTGATCTGGAATCTCTTCAGAAATGCGTTTATTGAGGCGATGACACCAGCGTTCGAAAATTTAAAAAAAGTCGGAAAGCACGATTAG
- a CDS encoding entericidin A/B family lipoprotein: MNINHYVWGVFLITLLAITGCNTMEGAGEDVQKAGETIEKAAD; encoded by the coding sequence ATGAATATTAACCATTATGTGTGGGGAGTGTTTTTGATTACTTTGTTGGCGATAACCGGCTGTAATACTATGGAAGGTGCCGGCGAGGATGTACAAAAGGCAGGCGAAACAATTGAAAAGGCAGCCGATTAA
- a CDS encoding CsbD family protein, with product MNKEQFKGNWNQFKGEVKKKWGKFTDDELTQIEGDYDKFKGRAQELYGDQKDEINKWTEDWQAKNQPVR from the coding sequence ATGAACAAGGAACAATTCAAAGGAAATTGGAACCAGTTTAAAGGCGAAGTGAAAAAAAAGTGGGGAAAGTTTACCGATGATGAATTAACCCAAATCGAAGGTGATTACGATAAATTTAAGGGAAGGGCTCAGGAATTATATGGAGATCAAAAAGACGAAATAAATAAATGGACTGAGGATTGGCAGGCGAAAAACCAACCAGTCCGATAA
- a CDS encoding CsbD family protein — MNYSAFTEEDVQNGFVHKVYNEDQFNGNWKQLKGALKENWGEFTDDDLLAIEGRTDRFEGKLQERYGERKEEVRAWVDEWLENHPYDAHDQKN, encoded by the coding sequence ATGAACTATTCTGCTTTTACGGAAGAGGACGTCCAAAATGGGTTTGTCCACAAGGTATATAATGAGGACCAATTCAATGGTAATTGGAAACAGCTCAAGGGGGCGCTTAAGGAAAACTGGGGCGAATTTACAGATGATGATCTGCTGGCAATTGAAGGACGTACAGACCGCTTCGAAGGAAAACTTCAGGAACGATATGGAGAGCGAAAAGAAGAAGTCAGGGCATGGGTGGATGAATGGTTGGAAAATCATCCTTATGATGCCCACGATCAGAAGAATTAG
- a CDS encoding DUF1269 domain-containing protein encodes MSELIVVAFPDETKAEEVRKLLFTMQKQYLLDLEDAVVVVKNHEGKVTINQIYNLVASGAAGGVLYGGLWGLLIGVLFFNPILGWAAGGLAGATAGSITGWLTDIGIDDNFIKELGNTIHPGHSALFLLLKKVTPDKVINELKRKGVEGTILQTSLSTEDEAKLQSFLTSKIHRVEHEVQ; translated from the coding sequence ATGAGCGAATTAATCGTCGTGGCTTTTCCCGATGAGACAAAAGCGGAAGAAGTACGGAAACTTCTTTTTACCATGCAGAAACAATACCTTCTTGATTTAGAAGATGCAGTCGTGGTCGTGAAAAATCACGAAGGAAAAGTCACAATCAATCAGATCTACAATTTGGTTGCCTCCGGGGCGGCAGGAGGAGTGCTCTATGGAGGCTTATGGGGTCTATTAATTGGCGTGCTGTTTTTTAATCCCATACTCGGGTGGGCCGCAGGTGGACTGGCAGGAGCCACAGCAGGAAGCATTACCGGATGGTTAACGGATATTGGTATCGACGATAATTTCATCAAAGAACTAGGAAACACGATCCACCCGGGACATTCCGCTTTATTTCTTCTCTTAAAAAAAGTGACACCAGATAAAGTGATTAACGAATTGAAACGGAAAGGCGTGGAGGGAACGATTTTGCAGACGTCATTATCCACCGAAGATGAAGCCAAATTACAAAGCTTTCTTACGTCAAAAATTCATCGGGTTGAGCATGAGGTGCAATAA
- a CDS encoding BON domain-containing protein, which translates to MRLLQDSFRTFLAVAFLVGIAGAPSLAQSQVVYDDDVNPYYEYDPNFDYDPYLDDRYGYDYDYGYDYDDYVLTDSELRQRIKLNLAMSPFVDDDNVGISVDYGVVTLSGTVEDRSAMIDAQEIAYDSGAWKVRNKLSQRETEERPWADMGDRELKQEIEDELWMSPFVNSDNISVGVKNGIATLYGGVENKGEIADAVENAYEAGARRVKSRLWVDPDLS; encoded by the coding sequence ATGAGATTATTACAGGACTCTTTCCGAACATTTCTAGCAGTCGCATTTTTGGTGGGTATAGCCGGGGCCCCGAGTCTCGCACAAAGCCAAGTCGTCTATGACGACGACGTGAACCCGTATTACGAGTACGATCCTAATTTTGATTATGATCCATATTTGGACGATCGTTATGGGTACGATTATGATTACGGATACGATTACGATGACTATGTCTTAACGGATTCGGAGCTTCGTCAACGTATTAAGTTAAATCTTGCCATGAGCCCTTTTGTTGATGACGACAATGTAGGTATATCCGTCGATTATGGAGTCGTGACCCTATCCGGCACAGTGGAAGACCGGAGCGCCATGATTGATGCCCAGGAAATTGCCTATGATTCGGGAGCCTGGAAGGTTCGCAATAAACTTTCTCAACGTGAGACCGAGGAGCGTCCATGGGCCGACATGGGAGACAGAGAACTAAAACAGGAGATTGAGGATGAGCTTTGGATGAGTCCATTTGTCAATTCGGACAACATCTCGGTCGGGGTTAAAAACGGAATAGCCACACTTTACGGTGGGGTTGAAAATAAAGGGGAGATTGCGGACGCGGTAGAAAATGCGTATGAAGCCGGCGCCAGGCGAGTCAAAAGCCGCTTGTGGGTTGATCCGGATCTTTCGTAA
- a CDS encoding sodium:calcium antiporter — translation MEHEGWSFTLSLALFFVSTAIIGLVGWKLTQLVDRLADRTGIGEALAGAVFLGASTSLPGIVTSVTTAWGGHAEFAVSHALGGIAIQTAFLAIADMTYRHANLEHAAASSANLMNGVLLMSMLSLILLAIVGPDFSLWNVHPVTPCVVAIYIFGLRLVHHSHVEPLWSPKVTPHTKPDEPEAGNCHENLQKLLMAFIAFALLIGTAGWILAGSAVSLVTHTGLSETLVGGVFTTMSTSLPELITSLAAVRRGALTLAVGGIIGGNTFDTLLVAFSDFAYQDGSIYHAATNQQVYLIALTMLMNGILLLGLLRREEHGIGNIGFESFSILLVYLGGIVILFLS, via the coding sequence CTGGAACATGAAGGTTGGTCTTTTACTCTTAGCCTGGCTCTTTTTTTTGTTTCGACAGCAATCATCGGACTGGTTGGGTGGAAACTCACTCAATTGGTAGACCGGCTGGCTGATCGAACAGGGATTGGCGAGGCGCTTGCGGGCGCCGTTTTCCTGGGGGCCAGTACATCCCTGCCGGGCATTGTTACTTCCGTGACAACCGCATGGGGCGGTCATGCTGAATTTGCCGTGAGCCATGCCCTTGGAGGCATTGCCATACAAACAGCATTTCTTGCCATTGCCGACATGACCTATCGGCATGCCAATTTGGAGCATGCCGCAGCATCGTCCGCCAATCTCATGAACGGGGTGCTCCTCATGAGCATGCTCTCGCTAATTTTACTCGCTATCGTGGGTCCTGATTTCAGCCTTTGGAATGTGCATCCGGTCACGCCATGTGTCGTCGCCATATACATTTTTGGTCTTCGGCTGGTGCATCATTCGCATGTTGAGCCATTATGGAGTCCCAAGGTAACGCCCCACACGAAACCCGATGAACCGGAGGCGGGCAACTGTCATGAAAATCTCCAAAAATTATTGATGGCGTTCATTGCTTTTGCCTTGCTCATTGGAACGGCCGGGTGGATTCTCGCCGGTTCTGCTGTCTCTCTTGTGACTCATACCGGACTTTCTGAAACACTGGTGGGGGGAGTCTTCACGACCATGAGTACTTCTTTGCCTGAATTGATTACCTCGCTTGCCGCGGTGCGTAGGGGGGCGCTGACGCTTGCCGTAGGAGGAATTATAGGAGGGAATACCTTTGACACGCTTCTGGTCGCGTTTTCCGATTTCGCGTATCAAGATGGATCGATTTATCATGCTGCGACGAATCAGCAAGTCTATTTGATCGCCTTAACTATGCTCATGAACGGTATTTTATTGCTTGGGTTGCTGCGTCGGGAGGAACATGGCATCGGCAATATCGGATTCGAAAGTTTTTCTATTTTACTTGTTTATTTGGGAGGAATCGTCATTCTTTTTCTATCCTGA